A portion of the Staphylococcus felis genome contains these proteins:
- a CDS encoding Crp/Fnr family transcriptional regulator: MDRFTIMKDFIKKNGKKSELSKGHTLNESFEEYLYFVDKGILYINQDNADGTTLIYKIVSPNNLLICDKFKYFYGKTDATFYKVPIRIIKNNNGLYNLYMKLLVLENIKKDMFIRDMLTRNKLSSFLSVLIRLSNTFGVVEKDMVIIKIKITQEELAQYCGTTRENVARIIKQLKDKNILDTSSHFIKVINIEEIKKMIPCENCENSVCNSF; encoded by the coding sequence ATGGATAGATTCACAATTATGAAAGACTTTATCAAAAAGAATGGAAAGAAAAGCGAGTTAAGTAAAGGACATACTCTTAATGAATCCTTTGAAGAATACTTGTATTTTGTCGATAAAGGTATTTTATATATTAATCAAGATAATGCTGATGGAACAACCTTAATATATAAAATAGTAAGTCCAAATAATCTATTAATCTGTGATAAATTTAAATATTTTTATGGAAAAACAGATGCTACATTTTATAAAGTTCCTATTAGAATTATTAAAAATAATAATGGCCTCTATAATCTATATATGAAACTCCTCGTTTTAGAAAATATAAAAAAAGATATGTTTATCAGAGATATGTTAACAAGAAATAAATTAAGTAGCTTTCTATCTGTTCTAATTAGATTATCTAATACATTTGGTGTAGTTGAAAAAGATATGGTAATTATTAAAATTAAAATTACTCAAGAAGAACTAGCCCAATATTGTGGAACTACTAGAGAAAATGTAGCGAGAATTATAAAACAGTTAAAAGACAAGAATATTTTAGATACATCTTCTCACTTTATAAAGGTTATAAATATTGAAGAAATCAAAAAAATGATTCCATGCGAAAACTGTGAAAATTCCGTATGTAATTCTTTTTGA